From Microbacterium sp. CGR2:
CCTGACGCACCTGGCTGGCGCGGCATCCGCGGTACACCTGCCGGGCGTTTTCACGGACGTCGGCCCGGATACCCGGTTTTGGCCCGACATCCGTGACTTCTCCCGACAAGTGTGTCGGTGTCAACCGAGACGCGTCACTTCGGCGTGCGGCATCCGCTCGCTCATCACCCGGACCGCCTCGGGATTGTCGTCGACGAGCACGGCGTCGCGGCCCAGCGCCGAAGCCACAGCCCCTGTGGTGCCGCTGCCCGCGAACAGGTCGAGCACGCGGTCGCCCGGTCTGCTCGACGCGGTCACGATGCGACGGAGGATGCCCTCGGGCTTCTGCGTCGGGTAGCCCGTCTTCTCGCGGCCGGTCGTGGGCACGATCGTGTGCCACCACACGTCGGTGGGCAGCTTGCCGCGCGCTGCCTTCTCGGCGGTGACGAGTCCCGGCGCCATGTACGGCTCGCGGTCGACCTCCTCCGAGTTGAAGACGTACGTCCGCGGGTTCTTCACGTAGACGAGGATCGTGTCGTGCTTCGTGGGCCAGCGACGACGGGACTTCGCGCCGTAGTCGTAGGCCCAGATCAGCTCGTTGAGGAAGCACTCGCGCCCGAACACCGCATCGAGCATCACCTTCGCGTAGTGCGCCTCGCGGTAGTCGAGGTGCAGGTACAGCGTGCCGTCATCGGCGAGGAGACGCCACGCCTCCTCCAACCGGGGCATCAGGAACACACCGTAGTCGTCGAAGCTGTCGTCGTAGGTGCGCAGCATCCCGCGGACCCGCTCGTACTCATGCCCGTGGAAACCGTGGCGGACCTCGGATGCCGCGTCGCGCTCCACATCGTCCGCCGTACGCCGCGCCGTCACCACCTGACGCTCCTGCGCGCGCCCGGTGTTGAAAGGCGGATCGAGGTAGACGAGTGTGAAGGATGCCGAGGGCAGACTTGCGGCGACCGCGAGGTTGTCGCCCTCGAGGATCGTGACGGCGCCCGGAACCTGCGGCATGAGCGTCGGAGAATCGCGCTTCCGTCGGCCGGAATCGACCGAATCGACCGATTCGGCCGAAGCTGCGGCAGTCGTCCGAGTTTCGGATCCGTCCGTCGACAGGTCGGTCACGGCACCCGTTGCAGCCATGCGTCGGTCGCGAACTTCGACTCCACGAGCGCTTCGGCGGCAGCGTACTCGTCGGGGGTGATCGTGCCCGCCTCCGCGTCGGTGAGCGAGCGGAACGTGTCGATGAAACGCTCGATGATCTCGGCCCGGGTGAGCCCCGTCTGGCGGCGCAGCGGGTCGACGCGCTTGGCCGCCGAGGTCGTGCCCTTGTCGCTGAGCTTCTCCCGGCCGATACGCAGCACCTCGGTCAGCATCTGGCCGTCGATGTCGTACGAGAGGGTCGCATGGTGCAGCACTCCCCCGTTGGCGAGACGCTTCTGCGCGGCGCCGCCGATCTTTCCGGTCGGGCTGGCGATGTCGTTGAGCGGCTGGTACACCGCGTCGATCCCGAGGGAGCGCAGCGCCTGCAGCACCCAGTCGTCGAGGAACGCGTACGAGTCGGCGAACGTCATGCCGGCGACGAGGGATGCCGGAACGTACAGCGAGTAGGTGATGATCTGCCCCGCGGCCATGAGCATCGCTCCGCCACCGGAGATGCGGCGCACCACGTCGAACGAGTGTCGCGCCGCGCCCTCGGGGTCGACCTCGTTCTTGTACGACTGGAAGGATCCGATCACGACGGCCGACTCGTCCCACTCCCAGATCCGCAGGGTCGGACGGCGACGTCCTTCTCCCACGCGCGTGGTGAGCACCTCGTCGAGAGCGAGGTTCATCCGCGGAGAGACGGCGCGGTCGTGCACGATCTCCCAGTCGAAGTCGCGCCAGCCGGGAGCGGTCACCAGGGCACGGCGCACCGCGGTTCCGACGGCTTCCGGCGTGAACCCGAGCAGCTGCGCCCCCTCGGGCAGGGCGCCGCGCACGGCCGCCGCGATCGCCGTGGCATCCGCTTCCACGGGCAGCCCGTTCACCGCCGCGTTGATGTCATCGAGCGCGGTGTCGGGCTCGAGGAAGAAGTCGCCGGCGAGACGGAAGCGGGCGATCCTGTCGTCCTCCACCTCGAGGTCGACGACGACGAGCTTTCCGCCTGGGACCTTGTATTCACCGTGCACGCCTCCAGCTTAAGCCGCGCAGGGCCGGAGAGGCGGGAGGAAGGGCTGCTTCTCAGCCGCCGAGCACCACGACGCGCTCCCCCGCGCGTATCGGGGTCGAGTACCGGTTCTCGGCCGGCGGCAACGGGCAGATGAACTGATCGGAGAAGGCGCAGGGAGGCAGGTACGCCCGCGTGAAGTCGATGACGGCGGAGCCGTCCGCCGTCGGCTCCTCGAGAGCGAGGAAGCGGAAGCGGTACGTCTCGAGGCCGTTTGTCCCATCGGCGAACACCGCCCGAAGGACACCCTTCGAGTTGCGGGTCGCCGTGAGGGTGTGCGGTGCGCCCGCGAGCTCGAATCGGAACCGACCTGCGACCGCTGTCTCCCGCGTCTCGCCGTCGACCGCGCTGACCAGCATCCGCTCCCCGGGGGTCTCCTCGAAGGTGGCGGGCAGCCGCCACCGTTCGTCGGGCGCGTAGGCGTCGATGGCCGTGAACCACTGCCGTTGCGGGCGGGCGGGGTCGAGCACGCGCAGCGCGAGCGTTCCGTGCCGGTTGAAGACCCGCAGTTCCCGCCGTCCGATGCGGATGCTCTCACCGCCCCTCAGGGTCACCGTCTCGCCGTCGATGCCGAGGTCGGTCCCCCGGATGCCGCCGTCGCCGGTCAGCGCCCAGAGCCCGGGGATGCCGTCGACCGCCGCCGGCATCGTGATGAGCCAGTTCGTCGACTCCAGCGCGGAAGGTCCGTACTCCGACCCCGCGAGACGTTCGCGCTCCGCATGCCACTCGCGCCATTCGCTCACGAAGCTCATCCGGCCCCCTCACCTCACCGCGGAATGATGATCCGAATGTAGGGCGAGCGCGCGGTCGGGCGCGCGGATGACGTCACGCGCATTCACCGCACGTCATGCGGCGACTTCGGAGGAAACATCGCGGGCGCCCGGATGCCGTCGGCCGTCGCCGGCCGCTGCGACCAGCTCTCTTCGCGATCAGGGCTGGTCGGGGTCAGGGCTGGTCGCGCCGAGCGATGCGTCGATCGAGCCACGCGAGCACGTCGGCTCGCACCTCGTGCTGCTGAGTCTCGTTGAAGATCTCGTGGCGCGCGTCGGGGTAGACCAGGGTGGTGACGTCGGAGAGACCTGATCGGGTGCGGTACTCGTCGGCGAGCCTGTGCACACTGCGCGGTCCGCCGACCGGGTCGTCGCGGCCGACGAGGAGCAGCACCGGGATGTCTCGTCCGAGGTTCCTGGCGGGCCGTCCGTACAGGCGCGCGGCCTCGATCGGCCCGAACAGCTTCAGCAGCGGCACATCGGTGGTGAGCGGATCGTCACCGAACGACTGCCAGATGGCGGGATCGCGGCTCAGCCACTCGAAGCCGGTGGCGTCGAGCCCCGCCCACCGCGCGTTCAGCGGGGCGGCGTTGAGAGAACCCGGCATCCGCAGCGCCGAGCCCGAGAGGATGACGGCATCCCACGCCTCCGGGTGATCGTTGACCAGCATCTGCGCCAGGAACGAGCCCCACGAGTGGCCGAGCAGGACGAGGGGAAGATCGGGGTTCTCGTCGCGGATGATGCCTGTCAGCCGCCAGATGGCATCCTTGGCCGCACGGAGTCCACCCTTCCCGAGGCGGCCGAGCTTGGCAGGGCCACCGTGCTGGCGGATGCCGGTGCGGCCGTGACCGCGGTGATCGTCGGCGTAGACGGTATAGCCGGCGCCGGTGAGGTCCTGCACCAGCGCCGCGTAGCGACCGGCGTGTTCGCCGACCCCGTGCAGCAGCTGGACCACGCCGCGCGGGGTCGTCGAGGCCGGGTGGACGTCATAGACGATGACGACGCCATGGGCGTCGGTGAATTCGCGGGTATCCGTCACGGGGAGAGCCTACCGACGGTTGGCATGCGGCACCTCACCGGCCGAGCGCAGCGCAGACGGCGAGCGCGGTGGCGTGATCGGTCACCTCGTACCCTCCGACGCCGTCGGCGGCCGATCCCATGCGCACCCCGCCGGTCTCGCTCACCGCGCGTTTGGCGGAGAAGTGGATCGCGTCGACACCGATCGCCGCGAGCGCCGGGGCGCTGACGGCATCCACGCCGCTCCCTGCCATGATCTCGATGTCGCCCTCCGCGGCGGCGACGAGCGCACGAAGGGTGTCGATGCCGCCGATGGCGGTGGATGCGCCCCCGGAGGTGAGGATGCGCCGGAGTCCGAGACCACGGGCGGCGTGC
This genomic window contains:
- a CDS encoding alpha/beta fold hydrolase, producing MTDTREFTDAHGVVIVYDVHPASTTPRGVVQLLHGVGEHAGRYAALVQDLTGAGYTVYADDHRGHGRTGIRQHGGPAKLGRLGKGGLRAAKDAIWRLTGIIRDENPDLPLVLLGHSWGSFLAQMLVNDHPEAWDAVILSGSALRMPGSLNAAPLNARWAGLDATGFEWLSRDPAIWQSFGDDPLTTDVPLLKLFGPIEAARLYGRPARNLGRDIPVLLLVGRDDPVGGPRSVHRLADEYRTRSGLSDVTTLVYPDARHEIFNETQQHEVRADVLAWLDRRIARRDQP
- a CDS encoding DUF1684 domain-containing protein, whose translation is MSFVSEWREWHAERERLAGSEYGPSALESTNWLITMPAAVDGIPGLWALTGDGGIRGTDLGIDGETVTLRGGESIRIGRRELRVFNRHGTLALRVLDPARPQRQWFTAIDAYAPDERWRLPATFEETPGERMLVSAVDGETRETAVAGRFRFELAGAPHTLTATRNSKGVLRAVFADGTNGLETYRFRFLALEEPTADGSAVIDFTRAYLPPCAFSDQFICPLPPAENRYSTPIRAGERVVVLGG
- a CDS encoding biotin/lipoate A/B protein ligase family protein, with amino-acid sequence MHGEYKVPGGKLVVVDLEVEDDRIARFRLAGDFFLEPDTALDDINAAVNGLPVEADATAIAAAVRGALPEGAQLLGFTPEAVGTAVRRALVTAPGWRDFDWEIVHDRAVSPRMNLALDEVLTTRVGEGRRRPTLRIWEWDESAVVIGSFQSYKNEVDPEGAARHSFDVVRRISGGGAMLMAAGQIITYSLYVPASLVAGMTFADSYAFLDDWVLQALRSLGIDAVYQPLNDIASPTGKIGGAAQKRLANGGVLHHATLSYDIDGQMLTEVLRIGREKLSDKGTTSAAKRVDPLRRQTGLTRAEIIERFIDTFRSLTDAEAGTITPDEYAAAEALVESKFATDAWLQRVP
- a CDS encoding site-specific DNA-methyltransferase, translating into MPQVPGAVTILEGDNLAVAASLPSASFTLVYLDPPFNTGRAQERQVVTARRTADDVERDAASEVRHGFHGHEYERVRGMLRTYDDSFDDYGVFLMPRLEEAWRLLADDGTLYLHLDYREAHYAKVMLDAVFGRECFLNELIWAYDYGAKSRRRWPTKHDTILVYVKNPRTYVFNSEEVDREPYMAPGLVTAEKAARGKLPTDVWWHTIVPTTGREKTGYPTQKPEGILRRIVTASSRPGDRVLDLFAGSGTTGAVASALGRDAVLVDDNPEAVRVMSERMPHAEVTRLG